DNA sequence from the Pedobacter schmidteae genome:
AACTTACCTGTCTATCTGAAAAATCCTAATACCACTATGGGTTTACATAGGTTTGTATAAAATTATTTCTTTTTTCCTGCTTTTTCTTTTTTTCCATCTTTTTTTGAGTCTTCCCTGTTTTGTTTGCGCTTTTTCCGGGGTTAACATATCACAACTTGAATGTGGCCTAAGTGTATTGTAGATATTGATGATTTGATTAATTCGATCGCTTGCCTTATCAAAATCATCATATCTTTCATGGTCTATCCACTCTCCCTTTAAGATACCATTCACCCGTTCAGCTAAAGCATTTTCATAGGGGTCTCCGTTCTCGGTCATGCTTATTCGTATATTATTGTCTTTTAACATCTTTACGTATTCTTTGCAACAATATTGCACCCCTCTGTCCGAATGGTGGATCAATCCCGGCTGACGGTGTATCCCTGTATTTTTGATCGCCATTTGTAATGCTCTTATGCTGCCACTACTCTCCAGGGTGCGATCAAGGCTGTAACCTATGATTTTATGGGAATAGGCATCAGTTATCAATGATATGTACGCAAAACATTCGGCAACGACAATATA
Encoded proteins:
- a CDS encoding IS3 family transposase yields the protein MFGYTRQAYYKQMKSTKKRLLKEEVLLDIVSNYRKQMPRLGGTKLHFLINQSGCRIGRKVLYDFLKNHGLLIRRRKKYAITTNSNHWMRKWPNLIRGFDFNRSNQLWVSDITYIVVAECFAYISLITDAYSHKIIGYSLDRTLESSGSIRALQMAIKNTGIHRQPGLIHHSDRGVQYCCKEYVKMLKDNNIRISMTENGDPYENALAERVNGILKGEWIDHERYDDFDKASDRINQIINIYNTLRPHSSCDMLTPEKAQTKQGRLKKRWKKRKSRKKEIILYKPM